A window of the Blattabacterium cuenoti genome harbors these coding sequences:
- a CDS encoding LptF/LptG family permease, which yields MKIFDCYIIKNSIKYFIFITISMQIICISIDITKCMIYQLYNNQNLVKNALIYYYPYLSIWIAITFSPIFLFFSVILFTSKLVKNSEITAILASGISFKRIIIPYLISATIIGFLTLLTNIYLIPTINKKKNKFHYQYLINPFHIHISNKSTAAIISNNKYVFIKNFYKKKNIGINFNYVVFHNKKLFYILKSKYILWSKYSRLYHLYNYSEIFFYDNKNKDFYKKGFYKIIKLPISPEYFYPEEIILESMTIYELNQFIKKNKKNINIYLYEYYNRIIFPITIIIFTILGFSISLKKNREIIYNIIIGVLTVFFYIFFVGFIKIVSIKYYITPYIIYVPNILFVIITILYYNKSNIYNI from the coding sequence ATGAAAATTTTTGATTGTTATATAATTAAAAATTCTATTAAATATTTTATATTCATTACTATATCTATGCAGATAATATGTATATCTATAGATATTACTAAATGTATGATTTATCAGTTATATAATAATCAAAATTTGGTAAAAAATGCATTAATATACTATTATCCATATTTATCAATATGGATAGCTATAACTTTTTCTCCTATTTTTTTATTTTTTTCAGTTATATTGTTTACATCTAAATTGGTAAAAAATTCAGAAATTACCGCTATTTTAGCTAGTGGAATTAGTTTTAAAAGAATTATAATTCCTTATTTAATATCTGCTACAATAATAGGATTTTTAACATTATTAACAAATATTTATTTAATTCCTACTATAAATAAAAAAAAAAATAAATTTCATTATCAATATTTAATAAATCCATTTCATATTCATATAAGTAATAAATCAACAGCTGCTATAATTTCAAATAATAAATATGTTTTTATAAAAAATTTTTACAAAAAAAAAAATATAGGTATAAATTTTAATTATGTAGTTTTTCATAATAAAAAATTATTTTATATATTAAAATCTAAGTATATTTTATGGTCTAAATATTCTAGATTATATCACTTATATAATTACTCAGAAATATTTTTTTATGATAATAAAAATAAAGATTTTTATAAAAAAGGATTTTATAAAATAATTAAACTTCCTATATCTCCAGAATATTTTTATCCTGAAGAAATTATATTAGAATCCATGACTATTTATGAATTAAATCAATTTATTAAAAAAAATAAAAAAAACATAAATATTTATTTATATGAATATTATAATAGAATAATTTTTCCAATTACTATTATAATATTTACTATATTAGGATTTTCTATATCTTTAAAAAAAAATAGAGAAATTATATATAATATTATTATTGGAGTATTAACTGTATTTTTTTATATATTTTTTGTGGGATTTATTAAAATAGTTTCTATTAAATATTATATTACTCCGTATATCATTTATGTTCCAAATATATTATTTGTAATAATAACAATATTATATTATAATAAAAGTAACATATACAATATATAA
- the rsmH gene encoding 16S rRNA (cytosine(1402)-N(4))-methyltransferase RsmH: protein MDSKKYHIPVLLKETIKYLITDINGIYIDATFGLGGHSSAILNKLSKNATLIAFDQDKKSIEKNLIKDKRFYLFHNNFVYIKKFLSNNKLLGKISGILVDLGLSYFQIKDYKRGFSNQIHCTLDMRMNQESCYSAQNVINDLSEDKLIYILREYGDFKNAKKIAKKILQYRNRKKILTSSDLKNIFFISGSFKRRKNFFSRLFQSIRIEVNDEINLLKKFLFQLNEILMLGGRIVILSYHSVEDRLIKNFLKKRLSSMINYNNNYDLFSFKMINKKVIKPTIKEINKNPRSRSAKLRIGEKIL from the coding sequence ATGGATTCTAAAAAATATCATATTCCAGTTTTATTAAAAGAGACTATAAAATATCTCATCACAGATATAAATGGAATTTATATAGATGCTACTTTTGGATTAGGAGGTCATTCTTCCGCTATTTTAAATAAATTAAGTAAAAATGCAACTTTAATTGCTTTTGATCAGGATAAGAAATCTATTGAAAAAAACTTAATCAAAGATAAACGTTTTTATTTATTTCATAATAATTTTGTTTATATAAAAAAATTTTTATCTAATAATAAATTATTAGGAAAAATATCTGGAATATTAGTAGACTTAGGGTTATCATATTTCCAAATTAAAGATTATAAAAGAGGATTTTCTAATCAAATACATTGTACTTTAGATATGAGAATGAATCAGGAATCTTGTTATTCTGCTCAAAATGTAATTAACGATTTATCAGAAGATAAATTAATTTATATATTACGTGAATATGGAGATTTTAAAAATGCAAAAAAAATTGCAAAAAAAATATTACAATATCGTAATAGAAAAAAAATTTTAACTAGCTCAGATTTAAAAAATATTTTTTTTATATCAGGATCATTTAAACGTAGAAAAAATTTTTTTTCAAGATTATTCCAATCTATACGTATAGAAGTAAATGATGAAATTAATTTATTAAAAAAATTTCTTTTTCAATTAAATGAAATACTTATGTTAGGTGGAAGAATAGTTATTTTAAGTTATCATTCTGTTGAAGATAGATTAATAAAAAATTTTTTAAAAAAAAGATTATCATCTATGATAAATTATAATAATAATTATGATTTATTTTCATTTAAAATGATTAATAAAAAAGTGATAAAACCTACTATTAAAGAAATTAATAAAAATCCTAGATCCAGAAGCGCTAAATTGAGAATTGGAGAAAAAATATTATAA